The following proteins are co-located in the Theropithecus gelada isolate Dixy chromosome 19, Tgel_1.0, whole genome shotgun sequence genome:
- the LGALS4 gene encoding galectin-4, translating into MAYVPAPGYQPTYNPTLPYYKPIPGGLSVGMSVYIQGVANEHMRRFFVNFAVGQDPGADIAFHFNPRFDGWDKVVFNTLQGGKWGSEERKRSMPFKKGAAFELVFLVLAEHYKVVVNGNSFYEYGHRLPLQMVTHLQVDGDLQLQSINFIGGQLPPPQGPPMMPSYPGPGHCHQQLNSLPTMEGPPTFNPPVPYFGRLQGGLTARRTIIIKGYVPPTGKSFAINFKVGSTGDIALHINPRMGDGTVVRNSLLKGSWGSEERKITHNPFGPGQFFDLSIRCGLDRFKVFANGQHLFDFAHRFLAFQRVDTVEIQGDVTLSYVQI; encoded by the exons ATGGCCTATGTCCCTGCACCGGGCTACCAGCCCACCTACAACCCG ACACTGCCTTACTACAAGCCCATCCCGGGCGGGCTCAGCGTGGGAATGTCTGTTTACATCCAAGGAGTAGCCAACGAGCACATGAGGAG ATTCTTCGTGAACTTTGCGGTGGGACAGGACCCGGGCGCAGACATCGCCTTCCACTTCAATCCGCGGTTTGACGGCTGGGACAAGGTGGTCTTCAACACCCTGCAGGGCGGGAAGTGGGGCAgcgaagagaggaagagaagcatGCCCTTCAAAAAGGGCGCTGCCTTCGAGCTGGTCTTCCTAGTCCTGGCTGAGCACTACAAG GTGGTGGTAAATGGAAATTCCTTCTATGAGTATGGGCACCGGCTTCCCCTGCAGATGGTCACCCACCTGCAAGTGGATGGGGATCTGCAACTTCAATCAATCAACTTCATCGGAGGCCAGCTCCCCCCGCCCCAG GGACCCCCAATGATGCCATCTTACCCT GGTCCCGGACATTGCCATCAACAGCTGAACAGCCTGCCC ACAATGGAAGGACCCCCAACCTTCAACCCG CCTGTGCCATATTTCGGGAGGCTGCAAGGAGGGCTCACGGCTCGAAGAACCATCATCATCAAGGGCTATGTGCCCCCCACAGGCAAGAG CTTTGCCATCAACTTCAAGGTGGGCTCCACGGGGGACATAGCTTTGCACATTAATCCCCGCATGGGCGACGGTACCGTGGTCCGGAACAGCCTTCTGAAAGGCTCGTGGGGATCCGAGGAGAGGAAGATCACGCATAACCCATTTGGTCCCGGACAGTTCTTTGAT CTGTCCATTCGCTGTGGCTTGGATCGCTTCAAGGTTTTCGCCAATGGCCAGCACCTCTTTGACTTCGCCCATCGCTTCTTGGCCTTTCAGAGGGTAGACACGGTGGAAATCCAGGGTGATGTTACCTTGTCCTATGTCCAGATCTAA